TCGACCCGCACGGGGTGAGCCGGTGAGCAGCCCGCTGCTCGCGCTCGACGGCGTCTCGGTCGACTTCGGGCCGGTGTCGGCCGTGAAGGACGTGTCGCTCGAGGTGAGCGAGGGCGAGATCTTCGGTCTCGTGGGCGAATCCGGCTGCGGCAAGACGACGCTCGCGATGGCCGTCATGGGGCTCTTGCCGGCGGCGGCATCCGTGCACGGCGCCATCCGCTTCGAGGGCGAGGACGTGCTCACGCGCACCGAGGCCGACCGCCGCAAGCTGCGTGGCGACCGCATCAGCATGGTGTTCCAGGACCCGCGGGCGGCGCTCGATCCGGCATACCCGGTCGGCGAGCAAGTGGCCGAGACGATCAGGGCCCACCGGCCCGTCACCCGGCGCGCGGCCCGCGACCAGGCCGTCCGGCTGCTCGGCGAGGTCGGCATTCCGGCGGCCGCACAGCGGTACCGCGACCCGCCCCACCGCCTGAGCGGCGGCATGCAGCAGCGGGTCGTGATCGCGACGGCGCTCGCCAACGAGCCGGCGCTCCTGATCGCCGACGAGCCCACGACCGCCCTCGACGTGACCATCCAGGCCCAGATCCTCGGCCTCATCCGCGAGCTGCGCGACCGCCACCGCACCACCGTGGTGCTGATCGCGCACGACCTCGGCGTCGTGGCCGAGCTGTGCGACCGGGCCGGCGTCCTCTACGCCGGGCAGCTGATGGAGGTGGCGCCGGTCGAGCGCATCTTCGCCGCCCCGCAGCACCCGTACACGAAGGCGCTCCTGGCCGCCCTGCCCACCCGGGCCGCCGCCCGCGGCGCGCTGCCGGTGGCCGCGGGCGGCGTCCCCGACCTGGCCGATCCACCGCCCGGTTGCCGCTTCGCGCCGCGTTGCCCGGTGCGGATGGAGGTCTGCGAGGCCGTTCCTCCGCCGGTGCTGAGCGAGCCGGGCCATGCCACGGCGTGCTGGTACGCCGCCCAGCGGGAGCCCGCATGAGCGCCGCCGCCACGCCGCTGATCCAGGCCCGCTCCCTCTCGCGGCACTTCCGCATCGGCGGCGGCCTGCTGCGCCGATCCGCGGTGCTGCGCGCCGTCGACGAGGTCGACCTCGAGGTCGAGCGCGGCCAGGTGCTGGCCCTGGTGGGCGAGTCGGGCTCCGGCAAGACGACGCTCGGCCGGTGCCTGCTCGGAATGCTGAAGCCCACCGCGGGCACCGTGCACTTCGACGGCGACGACATCGCGAACACCGACGGCGACCGGCGGGCGGCCTTCCGCCGCCGGGTGCAGCCGATCTTCCAGAACCCCTACAGCTCGCTCGACCCGCGCTGGCCGGTCGAGCGCACCGTGCGCGAGCCGCTCGACGCGTTCCGCGTCGGCGACCCGCCGGCGCGCGCGCGCCGCGTCGCCGAGCTGCTGGACAGCGTCGGCCTGTCGCAGCGGCACGCCCGGTCGCGCCCGCACGAGCTCTCGGGCGGACAGCGCCAGCGGGTCGCGATCGCCGCGGCGCTCGCCCTGCACCCGGAGCTGATCATCGCCGACGAGCCGGTCTCGGCCCTCGACGTGCTCGTGCAGGCCCAGATCCTGAACCTGATCTGCGAGCTGCAGCGCGACCTCGGGCTCACGCTCGTGTTCATCACCCACGACATGGCGGTCGTCGAGCACATCGCCGACCGGGTGGCGGTCATGTACCTCGGCCGGATCGTCGAGTCGGGCCCCGCCGACGAGGTGCTGACGCGGCCCAAGCACCCGTACACGCGCACCGTCCTTGCCGCCATCCCCCAGCCCGACCCGGGCCGCCGCCGCGACGTCGCGGTGGTGCGGGGCGAGATCCCGAGCCCGCTCGCGCCGCCGCCCGGCTGCCACTTCCACCCCCGCTGCCCGCTCGCCGTCGACCGCTGCCGCACCGAGGCGCCGGCGATGACGGCGTTCACCCCCGACCACCTGGCGAGCTGTCACGTGACGGCACAGGAAATTCAACCGAAAGGAGCGTGAATGCCGACCGCATCCGTCAACGGCATCGACATCAACTACCGGCTGGAAGGCGACGGCGAGCGCACCGTCGTCCTGGTCAACGGCCTCGCCGACGACCTCGAGACCTGGGTGCTGCAGATGGACGACCTGCTCGGTGCCGGCTACCGGGTGCTGCGGTTCGACAACCGCGGTGTCGGCTCGAGCTCGGCGCCCGCCGGCCCGTACACGACCCGCCAGTTCGCGGAAGACACGAAGGCGCTCATGGCCGGCCTCGACATCACGAACGTCGACATGGTCGGCGTCTCGATGGGCGGCATGATCGCCCAGGAGTTCGCGCTCGCCTACCCCGACGACCTGCGCTCGGTCACGTTCGCCTGCACGTATGCGGCGCCGGGGCCGTTCTGCGGGCGGATGTTCTCGATGTGGGCGGACATGGCCCCGGTGAACGGCGTGCCGTTCATCATGCGCGACGTCACGCTGTGGGCGTTCACGGTGCCGTTCTTCGAGGAGCGTGAGGAAGAGCTTCGGGAGTTCGAGGGCGAGATGGCCACGATGGCGATGCCGGTCGAGGCCTACCTGGCGCAGCTCGACTCGATCCGCACCCACGACACGCGCGACCGGATCGGCTCCCTGCGTACCCCCGCGCTCGTGCTCGCGGGCGAGGAGGACATCCTCATCCCGGTGAGCCTGTCGAAGCAGCTGCACGAGCTGGTGCCCGGGGCCGCGTGGGGAACCACGCGCGGCGGCCACGCGTGCTGCTGGGAGCACCCGCAGGAGTTCAACCAGGCGCTGCTCGAGTTCTTGGGCCAGCACTGAATGGCGCCCGCAGTCACCCCAAACCAGAAGGGACCGTGACATGACATCCGATTCCGAGCGGAGGGAAGCGGACGCGCTTGCGCGCAGATTCCTCTCCGGCGAGATCACGCGCCGGCAGCTGCTCTCCAGAGGCGGGCGGCTGAGCGCAGCGGCGGTCGGGGCATCGGCGCTCGGCGGCATCCTGGCCGCATGCGGCGGCGGTGCGGCCGGCACGACGACGACATCCGCGTCGGTGGCGCAGAAGCGCGGCGGCACGCTCCAGGCCGCGCTCACCGGCGAGCCCGACAGCCTCGACCCGGCGGTGTCGCAGATCTACACCGGCGCGCAGGTGTACGACAACATCTTCAACAAGCTGATCGACATCGGGCCCGACCAGAAGTTCTACGGCGAGCTCGCGACGAAGTGGACGCAGCAGGACGCGA
The window above is part of the Gaiellales bacterium genome. Proteins encoded here:
- a CDS encoding ABC transporter ATP-binding protein — translated: MSSPLLALDGVSVDFGPVSAVKDVSLEVSEGEIFGLVGESGCGKTTLAMAVMGLLPAAASVHGAIRFEGEDVLTRTEADRRKLRGDRISMVFQDPRAALDPAYPVGEQVAETIRAHRPVTRRAARDQAVRLLGEVGIPAAAQRYRDPPHRLSGGMQQRVVIATALANEPALLIADEPTTALDVTIQAQILGLIRELRDRHRTTVVLIAHDLGVVAELCDRAGVLYAGQLMEVAPVERIFAAPQHPYTKALLAALPTRAAARGALPVAAGGVPDLADPPPGCRFAPRCPVRMEVCEAVPPPVLSEPGHATACWYAAQREPA
- a CDS encoding oligopeptide/dipeptide ABC transporter ATP-binding protein produces the protein MSAAATPLIQARSLSRHFRIGGGLLRRSAVLRAVDEVDLEVERGQVLALVGESGSGKTTLGRCLLGMLKPTAGTVHFDGDDIANTDGDRRAAFRRRVQPIFQNPYSSLDPRWPVERTVREPLDAFRVGDPPARARRVAELLDSVGLSQRHARSRPHELSGGQRQRVAIAAALALHPELIIADEPVSALDVLVQAQILNLICELQRDLGLTLVFITHDMAVVEHIADRVAVMYLGRIVESGPADEVLTRPKHPYTRTVLAAIPQPDPGRRRDVAVVRGEIPSPLAPPPGCHFHPRCPLAVDRCRTEAPAMTAFTPDHLASCHVTAQEIQPKGA
- a CDS encoding alpha/beta hydrolase, whose protein sequence is MPTASVNGIDINYRLEGDGERTVVLVNGLADDLETWVLQMDDLLGAGYRVLRFDNRGVGSSSAPAGPYTTRQFAEDTKALMAGLDITNVDMVGVSMGGMIAQEFALAYPDDLRSVTFACTYAAPGPFCGRMFSMWADMAPVNGVPFIMRDVTLWAFTVPFFEEREEELREFEGEMATMAMPVEAYLAQLDSIRTHDTRDRIGSLRTPALVLAGEEDILIPVSLSKQLHELVPGAAWGTTRGGHACCWEHPQEFNQALLEFLGQH